One Conger conger chromosome 7, fConCon1.1, whole genome shotgun sequence genomic window, AACTGGGATTGAGTGACCGGGAATATTTTTAACCTCCGTTAAACTCCGCcagcaacagctgaagacacagacacaccaattCCATTCATTCCAATCACACCTCCTCCGGAGCATTATCATGTTATTTAACGGGTCTGTGCCACTTCACCCACTCGCCAAACCAACCAAACGCACAAAGCGACCGTTTCTATCTAACCCATGCTCGTCTACGCCGtttgtgcaaataaaaaaataagcgtCATATTGGATTATCGGTTGCGTGGGGAAGGGGAGGTCGGCACGTGAGAGAGCAAAGAGGCAGGGCCAGCAACACAGGAGACAGATGGGCCGTTAAGGGTGGGGGGTCGTGTCAGGTTTTGGGGTCTCACCTGCCAGGTCTTTGTcgttctcctcctgctcctctagTTTCCCCAGGGGGTGCAGGGCAGGGACGGTGACCCCAGGAATCTGGGGGAGGCAGCAGGGAGGGGTGCGAGCTATGGGCGAGTTCCGGCACTCCAGCAGGAACTTCCTGTCGTAGATGATCCGGGTTCCTGCGGGGAGAAGAGCACGCTTAAACCCCACCGGAgcgaagcagcagcagcaagcaGAACCAGGTCAGAACTACACGAGTTACAATGAACCGGGTCAAAACCACAGACTACATAAGTTACAATGAACTGGGTGAGAACCACACCCCATGTGAGTTACAATGAACAGGTCAAAACTGATTATGGAAGTTAAAATGAACTTGGGTCAGAACCACACATTGTGAGCTACAATAGCCctgttaaattacattacattacattattggcatttggcagacgctcttatccagagcgacgtacagttgattagactaagcaggagacaatcctcccctggagcaatgcagggttaagggccttgctcaagggcccaacggctgtgcggatcttatagtggctacaccgggattagaaccaccgaccttgcgtgtcccagtcatttaccttaaccactatgctacaggccaccctgctgTTCACAAATTAGATTCACAATTAGATTAGGCACAATCCTCCTTCTGCAAAATCCCTCAGAGAAGCGACTGCAATTTTAACCTGCTATGCACagaggagtgtgagtgtgagtgtgtgtgtgtgtgtgtgtgtgtgtgtgtgtgtgtgtgtgtgagagagagagtgtgtgagtgtgtgagtgtgtgcgagagacgCATGACTGAAGTCTATCCTAGCTAATCTGGCAGGACCCCAGCCAGTGCTGTGCAGGCTGATGTAGTTTGTACCACACAGTGCCGATCGACTCGGGGAGGGAAAAACATGTTATGCAACGGGCCCCGCTGTACAAAGCAGACTgaaaggggggggtggagaaTGTGCTGGAATCGAGAGACGGAGGCACAATGCCATTCAGCAACTGGTCAGAGGCACCATGACGACAGCCCCACTCACTCCCAGGCCGTTCTctgttactgtatgtacagcTAGCCAGGCTGTAGGAAAGGGGCACTGCACTTGGCACCTTTTTCATGGGATAAATCttgcaatgcaaaaaatgtaaaaatgcagtGTAGACAGTAGCTTATGAAACTGAAAAGCACTTGCTACTTATTCAAAAGCACATTCTTACTGCATGCGTCATACAATTAATACTTAAAACTATATTAAAGCCGTTTAACCATTTAATGTTTTCAATCAGTTAAATAACTTGATGCATCTGCCGTCTCCACCAGCGCCTTAGTACAGGATAATCCCAGCAGTTTTTGAGTTACATCTCAGACTTGAtgggcctgtatcatgaagcagtATTAAGGTGTTAGTTGGATAAGGCCACTGAGTAAAACTCAAAACTCAGAATCCTCTGGAACATACagtgctgttccaggttttactcagtgtatTTATCCAGCACCCAGTTATCCTGGTTTTTGAGACTGACCCTAGTACTTCCCCAAATATCATTCCTTCCTGCAGACCACACCCCTAGTCATATCTCGTCTAGCGGATGCCAGAATGTTTGCCACTAGGTCTTGTAATCTTAATCTCCTCACCCCTGACTGTGGCCTGGGCCCTGTAAGGAGGTTTGTGGACATCACCCCTAGCAGGTCACAGGTCAAAGGGGCTTGTTGCCACTACACCAATAGAAAGCCGCTGCCTGACACTCCTACTGACACGTGATAAACAGCGGCATAACTTTCCTCCAGTGTAGAGGAATGCAGGCTTCACTGGAATATTGCGTAATACCTAGCCAAAACCAcgcccactcccactccctcctCACTGAAAGAAAACGTAATAGCCTATCGCTCTGAGCAAGCTGCAGCAACGCTACTGTTGTTGCATCATGTTTTTACACCATCAGTGGGCCTAATTTATTTGGCACTCCAGTCAGAAGTAAATATTTACATCACAGCGGAGACTGTTTGCGGTAGGTGTGAAACAGGTAACTGCGGACCTGTGGAAACATGTTGCCACAACTAATGAAATAAGGTTTTGACGTTTGAGACATTTTAAATAGTGAAAAGCGGGAgatatgtttttaatattatgGACAGAAATGTCCGAAAATGCATGTAGCCTCGCCGTTACCAACACCGAGTGCCCCTATTACCATATTTGGCACTTACAATATAACTTACACCTTTCAGCAATGGTAACCTGTCACTAGATTTGTCATTTTGGGGTAAATTTGCAAGACATGCGGCACACAATTCTGACAAGCAATAACGTTAGTCGAATAAATGTAGGAGGTTGTGCAGGAGGTGTAAACAGATCCAAAGAGAaccacacacagaaagaaaatgatCAAAATCCACCGGGTATGCAACTGTACGTGAAGCAATGTTTATGCATTAGCGTGCAGTAAGTCCCATATTTAACACGTAGGCCATTGGTGCTCCCATCTGGATCACATCAACGCGGTCTGAAACAATGTGCAACAATGAGTCTTAAATTTACACGGCATTTGGTTACTGCGTAGTACTGAGATAATATTGCAGAAAAACAACATATGCTACTGCCAATGTGAATCCCTGACGCAACAATTGCAAAGATTACGTGAGTCTGTTAGTTACAGTTCATCCCAACTTCATCCAAAATACTGCATTCGCTGACCCCATATTGGGATAAAAATGTTATTCCAATAGTGCATTTTTTGCAAAGCATCATCCGAGAGCCTTACCTCCAGGCGTGGTGGAAAAGAGCGTGCCTCCGGGCGTCTGGCTGTAGCAATCGGGCAGCTGGGACCAGTCTTTCAGGTGCAGGACACGTGTTGGAATGGGGCAGCTCTTGCTCGGCTTGGCGGACATGGTGCGTTCTTGTTTATACTTCTTGTGTATACGTCTCGATCAAACAAACAGAACGCGACAAGTGTAACCATTCGACCAAAATAGTTGATTCGGCTGAAGAAACACGTAGCCAAAGAGGTCACTGCATAAAGACGCGTAAAACGCTGAATAAAAGCGCAAACTAGCAATATTGCCGAGGGAAATGTTGCCCTAAAAAAAGCGGACTAGACAAGGTGGTGAAAAACTTCGAGAAGAACTTCAAACTATTTCGTTACAAACTCGGCGTTGCCCTGAATCCGCACAGCTGCGAGAATGTGCGAGCTTACGACCATGTGCGCTTGTATTTAGAGCGGAGAGATAAGAGGGGGTGGCGAAATCCCGCTCACGTGATGGGGCACCCACATATCACAACTCAAAACCACGGGTCAGATATTTCCCCCCACAAAGGTCACGTGCGGATACTCGCACTACCCAACACGCACAACATGCAAACATGGGAATCTGCAACCAAAAGCCGTCTGTCCACGCAAAACGTCGGTGATTGTTTTGCAAAAAAGGGATATTAGATTCCGTTATTAAAAGTCGCGAAAAGACTAATGAAAAATCTCATAAatgttgatgaaaataaacTCTTCCGATTTCTCCACAGGGAATGTGTTTTATGGTGACGTACGCAAGGGGGTAGGGATATTGCATATGTTGTTTACTTTCATGATTTCTGTATCATAAAAGGCACGTATGGGTGCTCTGCATTTTTCTTGACAGTCGGAAAAGCACTAGTAATAATGGGGGCACAACAAAATGCATCGAATTGACGGCTATATAGGGGCATGACCTACATAGGGGTACTGTATAACAACAAGGCAAATAGCAATGACGTATTGACGCAGGCAGGTGTTACACACAGATGTAAGATTCCCAAAGTCGTCATCGCGCTTGTTTACAAGTGCAGATAGCAGGTTTCTGTTCGTGTTTTTCGTTTCTGTTTCCCCCCAAGGCTAGACATAAAAACATAGGAAGTAGATACGAACGAatgcaagaaaaaaatgtacaaattaattatggtAATGGTATTGTCTGTGTGTTCCCAAAAATAGCTCCAAGTAAGGGCATGTTCGTATGCTGTTCGCTGGGTGAAATTGACCCGGGACATTATTATGATTTTAAAGcactacagaaataaaaatgtcaaaataaagacaataattgttatatatttttatctcatTCCCAAACAATATAGATAAAATATATGGTTAATGCCTGGTAATGACCTCTGCTAGATCACTTTTAACAGTTATgccatttgtttttgtgaaagttGTAATTCATGGAATAAATCCAGGATAGTGAAGTCATGGCTGGCATGAATTATGTTTATCttgagaaaatgtaaattaaactaGGGTTTTTATGAGTATTGATGTTCATTGCTTTGAGCAAAAATGCAGAACAAGAACTAAATAGATCTCTCAAACGTGTCAAATACAATTCTGAAAGGACACTGGATAAGTGTGCCTGTGTATACCTGTCTACACTGGATAAAACAGAACTCTGTTCTTGTTCTTTGGAATGGAACAATGTTGCAACCTTGTTCCagcattttgggggggggggggggttgtgcaaATAGGGGTGGAGGTGGGTCACTAGGCTTAAGACATTTTCTTTTGCCAATATGTCTATAACATGGTGGAGAGGGCGGTGCATCCAGTTCAATTAAATATGATGCAAATCTGATTGAATGAAAGGCAaaaagtatatactgtatgtgtgagtaggTCTATGCATGCAGGTaggcgtgtacatgtgtgtgtagaggtgtgagGTCAAATTGGAGATGTGACGAAGTGAAGACCcctttttgtttcatatttagcATGATCTGTTGGTTCTCACCtaaacgtgtgtgagtgtgtgagagtgtgtgtgagagagtgtgtgagagtgtgtgagagtgtgtgagagtgtgtgtgagagtgtgtgtgagagtgtgtgtgagagtgtgtgtgagagtgtgtgtgagagtgtctgtgtgtgagcgtgtgtgtgtgtgagcgtgtgtgtgtgtgagcgagagcgagagcgagagtgagtgagtgagtgagtgagtgagtgagtgagtgagtgagtgtgtgtgtctgtgtgtgtgtttctgtgtgtgtgtatatgagtgtgtggtgtgtgtgtgtgtgagtgtgagtgtgtgtgtgtgtgtgagagtgtgtatgtgagtgtgtgtgtgtgtatgtgtgtgtgtgtgtatgtgtgtgtgtgtgtgtgtgtgtgtgtgtgtatgtgtgagtgtgtgtgtgtgtgtgtgtgtgtgtgagtgtgagtgtgtgagtgtgtgtgtttatgtgtgtgtgtgtatgtgtgtgtgtgtatgtgtgtgtgtgtgtatgtatgtgtgtgtgtgtgtgtgtgtgtgtgtgtgtgtgtgtgtgtgtgtgtgtgtatgtgtatgtgtatgtgtgtgtgtgtgtgtgtgtgtgtgtgtgtgtgaacccaCTGACACGGGAGAGGCTCAGCGTCTCTGCTCCTCACTGGCCAGACGGGGAAGCATACTtcattgtctgtgtgtttccaaaaataattttcacaaCAGACGCCCAAGTACCCCAGGCCAGGTCATTTCATACGTGCTCTAGGATTGCAAAGGGGTCCCATGCTGGCACACACCACCCCTCAGAATTTGGCACCTGAAATTTGTGTAGCAACTTGTACAGTGACGTTAAAGGAGGGAGAACACCCCCTGCAGGACAGCCAGAGAACTGCACATACCGTAGAATTTAGAGCCCCACACAACCATGCTAATTTACTGAGACACactccctttaaaaaaatatttttcagaataATAGAACCTAGAACATGTTACGGGCAAATGTGGATATAACAGGCTGAAGCTCATGTTAGAACAGGTGCATGCACAGGAACTGTGGCCACCTATAGTGTACTCCATAAAGGCATTTCTGCACAGCACATTCTGAGACCAAGACCAACCTCAGCGAACCACGTTTACACcccatgtacacactcacacaaaagcAAAACACTGCAACAGAgagctctgacacacactcacacactcacacactcacacactcacacactcacacactcacacactcacacactcacacactcacacactcacacactgggaAGAACCTGGAAGCGGATGGAAAATGACTAAAAAGAAGTAAAACTAGAAAAGCCAAGGCACTCTCTTCCAGTGAGAAAACTAAAAGCCACTTTGAAATAATCTCAATTTGGTCATTTTGAATGAGTGCATAAGGCATAAGGATGAAACTATCAGGCAGAATTACACAAAATATGATACAAACCGCCAGAGTAAATGAATAAGAAAGGGGGCAAAGGCGTACAGTTCCATCTTTTTATTGAATATTAAGgtaaatatttcacattaatACAGGCTACATAAAGTTGAGCCACTATACGACATGAAATTTACTCTCATTTGAACCCTTTTTTTAGTATGTAAACAATTATACATGTATTTACCACTCTAAAAGGTCTGATTCATCTCCTTATGCAGTAATCTAGTTCTTGGCCATGTATAAATAGCTTACAGTCCTGTTGTTGAGCCCTGCAGACCAAGAACAGTTTATGTGGGTTTTTTTAAAGTCAAAACGGCTATACTACGCAGAGAACGTGTCCTGTTGAACAGGCAATCCATTTGTTCATAGACCGTGGTAAACGGGTTAAAGCCCACACTGAATTCTTATTTAGTTAGGCACATCAAAAATAGCGTCCGTCCCTCTGATTCTTACCGGGTGTTTCATTTATCACTTAGGACACTACTAGGTTAACCTCTTTGTAATtgttcttaaaaaaacaaaaacaaaaacaaaaaaaaacaaaaaaaagttttgtgtttctttaacTGGTCCTATGCCTCCTCGGTCGCCATTTTGTTTGCGGTTGATGGTTTTTAGTTGACGTGGTTCATGTGTACGTTCCCAACGTGTGGGGCCCATGTACCAGGCCAGACCTGGAACAAAAGAGCATTCTGTTACACAACTGCAAACGGACaccgtgtggtgtgtgtgtgtctgcgcgcgtgTATTGTCGtcttgtgtgtgcacgtgtacgcgtgcatctgtgcatgtgtgttgagTGTCCACATATGCCTTTGTACGtgcgtgttcctgtgtgtgtgtgtgtgtgtgtgtatgtgtgtgtgtgtgtgtgtgtgtgcgtctgcgtgtgtgtgtgtgtgtgtacgagtgtgtgtgtgtgtgtgtgagtgtgtgtgagtgtgtgtgagtgtgtgtgagtgtgtgtgagtgtgtgtgagtgtatgtgtgtgtgtgtgtgtgtgtgtgtgtgtgtgtgtgtgtgagtgtgtgtgagtgtgtatgagtgtgtgtgagtgtgtgtgagtgtgtgtgagtgtgtatgagtgtgtgtgagtgtatgtgtgtgtgtgtgtgtgtgtgtgtgtgtgtgtgtgagtgtgtgtgagtgtgtatgagtgtgtatgagtgtgtatgagtgtgtatgagtgtgtgtgagtgtgtatgagtgtgtatgagtgtgtgtgtgtgtgtgtgtgtgtgtgtatgtgtgtgtgcgtgtgcgtctgtgtgtgtcctaaCCTGCTGGGGGTCTGAGTTCTCTGCGGAGTTGGGGACCACTTTGAGGATGGGGTTCCAGGCCGGGTCGGCAGTGTGGAGGCCGTTGTACATGGCCCCCCCCGGGCCCTCTGCCATCGGGGGGTGCGGCGGGATCATCGCTCCCCCGTACATGGACATCGGCAACCCCTGAGGACCAGAAACAATATGAACCACAAACATAAAAGACCTGAGCTAAGATCTGAGAACTCCCTCACAACAAGGCCTCCAATTCAAAACAGGAAGGAACCAGGCAACAAACTGGGTGACCTGCAGGATGAACCTCATGTTTCGTATTCTCATCGTAAATTTCACTTCTTTACAGATGAAGGGCCCGTCAGTGTGCTAGGCCGGATTCAACAAATGCTCCTAACTTCAGAAAATGGTTCTAAATtaggattttttaaataatacagtatatacagtactgttagGGGGTTCCGTCAGATAGAGAGCCAATGGTTTCAGGGAagagggacccccccccccctggttTTGGGGAGAGGGGGCGCCTGGTTTTGGGGAGACGGGGCGCCTGGTTTTGGGGAGACGGGGCGCCTGGTTTTGGGGAGACGGGGCGCCTGGTTTTGGGGAGACGGGGCACATGGTTTTGGGGAGAGGGGACACCCGGTTTTGGGGAGATGGGGCGCACTGACCTTGGGGAAGTCCATGTAGCTGCTGGGCGGGGGCTGGTGGAAGG contains:
- the LOC133134012 gene encoding eukaryotic translation initiation factor 4E-binding protein 3-like, with the translated sequence MSAKPSKSCPIPTRVLHLKDWSQLPDCYSQTPGGTLFSTTPGGTRIIYDRKFLLECRNSPIARTPPCCLPQIPGVTVPALHPLGKLEEQEENDKDLAVDDSQFEMDI